CATCACCGGCATCAAGAACCCCGGCAATGGCCACAGCCTGGGCACCGCCAGTTTCCTGACCGGCATGAATCCGCACCGGACGATGAAACCCAGCGAGGTGAATGTGCACAATGCCAGCCTTGATCAAATCATCGGCGAAGCGCTGAAAACCAGCACTGTCTTCCCCACCTTGGAGCTCGGCATCGGTGGCCAGGCGCAGGCGGCCAATGCCATGGCGGCCACACCGGTCTACACCAGCCACATCTGCTGGAAAGATGCCAAGACACCCATCCCCTACGAGGTGAACCCGCAGCGCGCCTTCGATCGCTTGTTCAAGAATGCCACGGCAAAAGGCAGACGCCACGCAAAAGCCGAGCCGTCGAATATGCCCGATAGCAGCGTCATCGATGCCGTCCTGGCAGATGCCAAGGCGCTCGGCAAAAAACTCGGCCGTGAGGACAAGGCCAAGCTCGATGAATACTTCACCGCCGTGCGCGAAGTGGAAAAACGCATCGCCCAGCAGAATGCCGTCACCGGACTGAACATCACCGAAGACGTGCTCAAGGACATCCTCGGACTGAAGGGTGACATCCGCGAGCACATGGCCGATCAGAAAGACGGTCGTTTCCAGAAACAGCCGAAGATTCCGCAGCGGGAATATGGCCGACTGATGATGGACATCCTCGCGCTCTCATTCTGGAGCAACTCCACCCGCTCTGCCACCCTGTCCTTCGGCAACGGCTTCCAAGGCGGCGGTAACATGTCCTTCCTCGATGGCGTCAACAGCGCCCACCACCAGGCCTCGCACCACGGCTTTAAGGACCAGAAGCTGGAGCAGTTCACCGTGATCAACACCTTCTACATGGAGCAGTATGCCTATTTGTTGGATCGATTGAAA
This window of the Oceaniferula flava genome carries:
- a CDS encoding DUF1552 domain-containing protein, with the protein product MNPKTFNSSRRGFLRGVGVTMALPFLESLSPAGKVLAQGKQTGALGANGEPIRFATFFMPNGVNPRAWMPNKGGGKIGELPRILKPLDALREHINVITGIKNPGNGHSLGTASFLTGMNPHRTMKPSEVNVHNASLDQIIGEALKTSTVFPTLELGIGGQAQAANAMAATPVYTSHICWKDAKTPIPYEVNPQRAFDRLFKNATAKGRRHAKAEPSNMPDSSVIDAVLADAKALGKKLGREDKAKLDEYFTAVREVEKRIAQQNAVTGLNITEDVLKDILGLKGDIREHMADQKDGRFQKQPKIPQREYGRLMMDILALSFWSNSTRSATLSFGNGFQGGGNMSFLDGVNSAHHQASHHGFKDQKLEQFTVINTFYMEQYAYLLDRLKNMQEGSSNVLENSLVLFGSNISTGQAHNGKNIPVILSGNAGGRLKTGRHIATKNQPIGDLHRSILDMMNVEAKIGKGSATIKGI